Proteins encoded by one window of Paroedura picta isolate Pp20150507F chromosome 9, Ppicta_v3.0, whole genome shotgun sequence:
- the RPL7 gene encoding large ribosomal subunit protein uL30: protein MFTAHAPILSFPEATMAGEEAKKKVPSVPESLLKKRKAFADIKAKRLKRLLVQKKLRKDERKLIYKRAQTYHKEYRQMYRREIRMARMARKAGNYYVPAEPKLAFVIRIRGINGVSPKVRKVLQLLRLRQIFNGTFVKLNKASINMLRIVEPYIAWGYPNLKSVHELIYKRGYGKINKQRVALTDNSLIKRCLKKYGIICMEDLIHEIYTVGKNFKAANNFLWPFKLSSPRGGMKKKTTHFVEGGDAGNREDQINRLIRRMN from the exons AGCAAAAAAGAAGGTGCCTTCGGTTCCAGAAAGCCTTTTGAAGAAAAGGAAGGCTTTTGCTGATATAAAGGCCAAACGTCTGAAGAGGCTATTGGTTCAGAAGAAG TTGCGAAAAGATGAACGGAAACTCATCTATAAAAGAGCACAGACCTACCATAAAGAATACAGGCAGATGTATCGACGTGAGATTCGCATGGCCCGAATGGCTCGCAAAGCTGGCAATTACTATGTACCTGCTGAGCCCAAACTGGCATTTGTAATCCGAATCAGAGG CATCAACGGTGTTAGTCCTAAGGTTCGAAAGGTACTGCAGCTTCTTCGCCTGCGCCAAATTTTCAATGGGACATTTGTGAAACTCAACAAAGCGTCCATTAACATGCTGAGGATTGTTGAACCCTACATTGCCTGGGG TTATCCCAACTTAAAATCTGTCCATGAATTGATCTACAAGCGAGGCTATGGCAAGATCAACAAACAGCGTGTTGCTTTGACTGACAATTCTTTGATCAAGAGATGTCTGA AAAAGTATGGCATCATTTGCATGGAAGATCTGATCCATGAAATCTACACTGTTGGCAAAAACTTCAAGGCAGCAAACAACTTCCTCTGGCCATTCAAGCTGTCTTCTCCACGCGGTGGAATGAAGAAGAAAACTACCCACTTTGTAGAAGGTGGTGATGCAGGAAACAGGGAAGACCAGATTAACAGACTCATAAGAAGAATGAATTAA
- the C9H8orf89 gene encoding putative uncharacterized protein C8orf89 homolog isoform X1, whose product MSRTPQRPRLEPWESQAHPGKLPEISCLPERSQPIVSQLSEDQKLPTLTSDPRYLDSRALKKCFGGFSFEHSWKNAVIKTKKIKQEYTSAYGLRETSENIATPSLTKGSERYLAISNSTPVVQKTKGANSYPVSSSYINEDYSLPPLYSLPSTSSQYCDSFYKSRGDTAMDSIHRRESCSWKPVSVKAPGLPGETEEGAERLKKSNQCSSLSSFTEGSKFKSDKGYHYTDPFTGAPPQYIQRLSQLAALECETIHQERTRRVKRTRKHNIT is encoded by the exons AATCCCAAGCTCACCCTGGTAAGCTCCCAGAAATTTCTTGCCTTCCAGAACG CAGCCAACCAATTGTTTCTCAACTTTCTGAAGATCAAAAATTGCCAACTCTCACATCTGACCCAAGATATCTGGATagcagagcattaaaaaaatgctttggagGTTTTTCCTTTGAGCATAGCTGGAAGAATGCAGTGATAAAGACAAAAAAGATAAAACAAG AATATACCTCTGCATATGGCTTGAGAGAGACCAGTGAGAATATTGCAACGCCAAGTCTTACTAAAGGATCTGAGAGATACCTAGCAATATCAAATTCAACTCCTGTTGTACAGAAGACAAAAGGTGCTAATTCATATCCAGTCAG CTCTTCTTACATTAATGAGGACTACAGCTTGCCACCTTTATACTCGCTGCCATCTACCTCATCACAATACTGTGATAGCTTCTACAAAAGCAG AGGAGATACAGCCATGGATAGCATTCACAGAAGAGAGTCATGTTCTTGGAAACCAGTCTCCGTGAAGGCACCTGGGTTGCCTGGTGAAACTGAAGAAGGTGCTGAAAG GTTGAAGAAGAGCAACCAGTGTTCCAGCCTAAGTTCATTTACGGAGGGGTCCAAATTCAAGTCTGATAAAG GCTATCACTACACAGATCCGTTTACAGGAGCTCCTCCACAGTATATCCAACGGCTTTCTCAACTGGCTGCTCTGGAATGCGAGACCATCCACCAAGAGAGAACCAGAAGAGTCAAGCGAACCAGGAAACATAACATAACCTAG
- the C9H8orf89 gene encoding putative uncharacterized protein C8orf89 homolog isoform X2: MSRTPQRPRLEPWESQAHPGKLPEISCLPERQPIVSQLSEDQKLPTLTSDPRYLDSRALKKCFGGFSFEHSWKNAVIKTKKIKQEYTSAYGLRETSENIATPSLTKGSERYLAISNSTPVVQKTKGANSYPVSSSYINEDYSLPPLYSLPSTSSQYCDSFYKSRGDTAMDSIHRRESCSWKPVSVKAPGLPGETEEGAERLKKSNQCSSLSSFTEGSKFKSDKGYHYTDPFTGAPPQYIQRLSQLAALECETIHQERTRRVKRTRKHNIT, translated from the exons AATCCCAAGCTCACCCTGGTAAGCTCCCAGAAATTTCTTGCCTTCCAGAACG CCAACCAATTGTTTCTCAACTTTCTGAAGATCAAAAATTGCCAACTCTCACATCTGACCCAAGATATCTGGATagcagagcattaaaaaaatgctttggagGTTTTTCCTTTGAGCATAGCTGGAAGAATGCAGTGATAAAGACAAAAAAGATAAAACAAG AATATACCTCTGCATATGGCTTGAGAGAGACCAGTGAGAATATTGCAACGCCAAGTCTTACTAAAGGATCTGAGAGATACCTAGCAATATCAAATTCAACTCCTGTTGTACAGAAGACAAAAGGTGCTAATTCATATCCAGTCAG CTCTTCTTACATTAATGAGGACTACAGCTTGCCACCTTTATACTCGCTGCCATCTACCTCATCACAATACTGTGATAGCTTCTACAAAAGCAG AGGAGATACAGCCATGGATAGCATTCACAGAAGAGAGTCATGTTCTTGGAAACCAGTCTCCGTGAAGGCACCTGGGTTGCCTGGTGAAACTGAAGAAGGTGCTGAAAG GTTGAAGAAGAGCAACCAGTGTTCCAGCCTAAGTTCATTTACGGAGGGGTCCAAATTCAAGTCTGATAAAG GCTATCACTACACAGATCCGTTTACAGGAGCTCCTCCACAGTATATCCAACGGCTTTCTCAACTGGCTGCTCTGGAATGCGAGACCATCCACCAAGAGAGAACCAGAAGAGTCAAGCGAACCAGGAAACATAACATAACCTAG